From the Lepisosteus oculatus isolate fLepOcu1 chromosome 1, fLepOcu1.hap2, whole genome shotgun sequence genome, one window contains:
- the LOC102695325 gene encoding NACHT, LRR and PYD domains-containing protein 3-like, producing the protein MSSLTVLKERRATLVDELEDHIDGLLEEMVLKQAFTRDDREDVLCELGPRKRIRKLLDIIDCKGEEVAGMFLLTYNKLYELKTEAAAEPKKEARDEEYSKIIQKHKQVLKRRNESMLYYNTRHGEKILFSEHFVNLLIVNGHHSIENKKHELLAFGQQRIHLQHHSVEQRLINAAQLFFTNGGRPVKKILITGVAGIGKTVLVQKILCDVGNNQGYFAFDFVIHLTFRDLNMISKPISLRDLILRKNGHLTKMLDDILSNDDKLLIILDGFDEFKHYKECDIEEYVTEHDQPGDVVHIFASLMQGELLPGASVLLTSRPTAISYIPIDCIDRFVVVIGFSVNEINDFFLKYFQNEELALTMLNMAKANDLMFTLCYIPAFCYIICSILKESKGLTSESPKTMTDIYVQYLVVLLKSHTQCRTVTACRSSSGNMEEMTETVVLLGRLAYVKLLQHETLFYGNDSEVQQLAGSDFVSTFLDKTSVQEPYCTVDIYSFTHLTVQEFFAALYYVLVEKPDPDVRDSEVCHQQGMSAGYLDLFNRFLSGLLSQRNQSLLARHIQLRGKSKSEFYVPWLLDEIRTLCETGANILNHLHCFFEQQNSSLAKNIHPKVLRVNVSDDPLSPMDFGVVKYFLNLVSGNIAELDLTATNITTESLRDLQPLLYRCEKLWLGDNKLDVEAMQVLAEVLCSTQNMQYLGLGWTDIGNEELMVLFEALNENRSLRELWIEGNRVSYKGLSAFSELNPATSLLQTVVAVWNEVDKEEEDKLRSISPERFFVINFTDDAFWQEWGKWVLQRCEVNSDEKLVNFLCKVCNVSILNLEICWVQQWYTKLKHLVRSRIAQCNDDSIRKKLEKFETILSF; encoded by the exons ATGAGCTCCTTAACGGTGCTCAAAGAGCGCAGAGCAACACTCGTGGATGAACTCGAAGATCACATTGACGGCCTTCTGGAGGAGATGGTTTTGAAGCAGGCATTTACCAGGGACGACCGTGAGGATGTGCTCTGTGAGCTGGGGCCTCGAAAGAGAATACGCAAGCTTCTGGACATCATCGACTGCAAAGGCGAAGAAGTTGCCGGCATGTTCCTCTTGACATACAACAAACTCTATGAGCTCAAGACAGAAGCCGCGGCTGAGCCGAAGAAGGAAGCTCGGGATGAGG AGTacagtaaaataatacaaaaacacaaacaagtcCTTAAGCGCCGGAATGAAAGCATGCTGTATTATAACACACGGCATGGCGAGAAAATCTTGTTTTCTGAGCATTTTGTCAATCTTCTGATTGTGAATGGACACCACagcattgaaaataaaaagcatgaACTTCTTGCCTTTGGACAGCAACGGATTCACTTGCAACATCATTCAGTGGAGCAGAGGCTGATTAACGCAGCACAGCTGTTCTTCACGAATGGTGGGAGACCTGTAAAGAAAATTCTGATAACAGGGGTCGCTGGAATAGGGAAGACGGTCTTGGTCCAGAAGATATTATGTGACGTTGGAAATAACCAGGGGTATTTTGCTTTTGACTTTGTGATTCATTTGACTTTCAGAGACCTTAACATGATCAGCAAGCCAATCAGTTTGAGGGATTTGATTCTGCGTAAAAATGGACACCTGACCAAAATGTTGGACGATATATTATCCAACGATGACAAGCTGTTGATCATTCTGGATGGCTTTGATGAGTTTAAACATTATAAGGAATGTGACATTGAGGAATATGTTACTGAGCATGACCAACCAGGAGATGTGGTGCATATATTTGCCAGCTTAATGCAAGGAGAGCTTCTTCCAGGGGCATCAGTCCTGCTTACTAGCAGACCTACAGCCATAAGTTACATTCCCATTGACTGCATTGACCGCTTTGTAGTTGTCATCGGCTTCTCAGTGAATGAAATAAACGACTTTTTTCTAAAGTACTTTCAGAATGAAGAGTTAGCACTGACGATGCTTAATATGGCAAAGGCAAATGACCTGATGTTCACCTTGTGTTACATACCGGCCTTCTGCTATATCATATGTAGCATTTTGAAAGAAAGCAAAGGGCTCACAAGTGAAAGCCCCAAAACCATGACTGACATTTATGTGCAATATCTGGTTGTTTTGCTGAAGTCTCACACTCAGTGCAGGACAGTAACCGCTTGCCGCAGCAGCTCAGGAAACATGGAGGAAATGACGGAGACTGTTGTTCTCCTAGGTCGCTTGGCTTACGTTAAACTGCTGCAGCACGAAACCCTCTTCTATGGTAATGACTCTGAAGTGCAGCAGTTGGCTGGCAGCGATTTTGTGAGTACGTTTCTCGATAAAACCTCAGTTCAAGAGCCCTACTGCACAGTGGATATTTATTCCTTCACACACTTAACTGTCCAGGAGTTTTTTGCCGCTCTGTATTATGTGCTGGTTGAAAAGCCTGACCCAGACGTCCGTGATTCTGAGGTCTGTCATCAACAAGGGATGAGTGCAGGATACCTGGACCTGTTCAATAGATTTCTTTCTGGACTGCTTTCCCAACGAAACCAAAGTCTTCTCGCCAGGCATATACAGTTAAGGGGAAAGAGCAAATCAGAATTCTATGTCCCCTGGCTGTTAGATGAAATCAGAACGCTCTGTGAGACTGGAGCTAACATTTTAAATCACCTGCATTGTTTTTTTGAGCAACAGAACAGCTCGCTGGCAAAGAACATCCATCCCAAGGTGTTGCGGGTGAATGTAAGTGATGATCCCCTTTCTCCAATGGACTTCggtgtggtgaaatatttcttAAACCTTGTGAGTGGAAACATAGCAGAATTAGATTTAACCGCAACAAACATTACTACAGAGTCTCTTAGGGATCTACAGCCCCTCTTGTACAGATGTGAAAAGCTCTG GCTTGGAGACAACAAGCTAGATGTGGAGGCTATGCAAGTACTTGCTGAAGTTCTGTGTTCTACACAGAATATGCAGTACTTGGG TCTTGGATGGACAGATATTGGCAATGAGGAGTTAATGGTTCTCTTTGAGGCTCTGAATGAAAACCGATCTCTGAGGGAGTTATG GATTGAAGGAAATCGAGTCAGCTACAAAGGCCTTTCAGCATTTAGTGAGTTAAATCCAGCTACCTCTTTGCTACAAACAGTCGT CGCAGTTTGGAATGAAGTGGACAAAGAAGAAGAGGACAAACTGAGGAGCATCTCTCCTGAAAGATTCTTTGTCATCAACTTCACAGATGATGCATTTTGGCAAGAGTGGGGCAAATGGGTTCTACAGAGGTGTGAAGTGAACAGTGATGAGAAACTTGTTAACTTTCTTTGTAAAGTCTGTAATGTTTCCATTCTAAACCTGGAAATATGTTGGGTACAGCAGTGGTACACAAAGTTGAAACACCTGGTCAGATCCAGAATTGCTCAGTGCAATGATGACAGTATCCGAAAAAAACTAGAAAAGTTTGAAACAATTTTATCCTTTTGA